A single genomic interval of uncultured Desulfobacter sp. harbors:
- a CDS encoding AMP-binding protein, with translation MSEHYSAETLLEIATDLMAELHPDASRYVDIRLDSDLDRDLGLDSLARIELIARIEKRYGVRLNEDALGSAETPRDLLRYIQHAHPADAGLKPQPVEKKQDSAVRREVGFTEAETLLDVLGEHVEVQPEATHIILLDGDEEIPISYGMLQRESLKVVAKLQDLQVGQGDRVAIMLPTGQDYFYSFFGALYAGAVPVPLYPPARPTQIEEHVRRHRKILSNAGAKILITIAEVKAMARLLMSQVPELQTILTLDELYAERPDQVPLAHKAEDIAFLQYTSGSTGDPKGVILTHANLLANIRAMGRVCEITAQDVFVSWLPLYHDMGLIGAWFGSLCHGCRLVVMSPLSFLARPERWLQAIDRFGGTISASPNFGYEICATRLDDDVLDGLDLSSWRLAANGAEPVIAGTLQRFGNRFQKYGFTPDALTPVYGLAESSVGLAFPAPGNGPKIDRVQRDAFSGSGVAVAASANESGSLEFISCGRPLPGHQVRIVDESNREMPDRKEGRLQFKGPSATSGYFRNKEQTSRLFCGEWLETGDLGYIAAGEIYLTGRKKDVIIRGGRNVYPHELEDIVGEIDGIRKGCTAVFAGGQNDSTGESLVILTESRIRDDKKLNSLKKEVNRATIELLGMGADEIIISPPGTVLKTSSGKIRRSACKQLYESGNIGRKKATVQLQLLRMGLASIGPMIKRIANRALAFLYAAYCWLMVGITGGVVWLLMMILPAGKWCWTLCRMAVKMLLCLTRIQVSVEGMENYPFGTRYILVSNHMSYMDAIILIGVLPEYCNFVAKKELANNLFLRPALKKFDVFLVDRFDTKKVTEDTRSIYRGVRRGRRPVFFAEGTLQRMPGLLPFQMGAFILAGEEMLPIVPLVIRGTRNILREGSWFPRRGRVQIDIGPLCYPESSDWSGAIELRDSVRRSMLSRLGEPDLAGEYTSLLQLGFKRSEKDEDPETQH, from the coding sequence ATGTCCGAACACTATTCTGCTGAAACATTGTTGGAGATCGCCACTGACCTGATGGCCGAGCTGCACCCGGATGCAAGCCGGTATGTGGATATTCGTCTGGACAGCGATCTGGACAGGGATCTCGGCCTGGACAGTCTTGCCAGAATCGAACTCATCGCAAGGATAGAAAAACGTTACGGCGTTCGGCTGAATGAAGACGCGCTTGGTTCGGCTGAAACCCCGAGAGATCTTTTGCGGTATATCCAGCATGCGCATCCGGCAGACGCCGGTTTAAAACCTCAGCCTGTAGAAAAAAAGCAGGACTCAGCGGTGAGACGTGAGGTTGGTTTTACAGAAGCCGAAACTTTGCTTGATGTCCTGGGCGAGCATGTAGAGGTGCAACCTGAAGCCACGCATATTATTCTGCTTGACGGTGATGAAGAGATACCGATTAGTTATGGTATGCTGCAGCGTGAAAGTCTGAAGGTTGTAGCAAAATTACAGGATTTACAGGTTGGTCAGGGAGACAGGGTGGCTATAATGCTACCCACGGGACAGGATTATTTTTACAGCTTTTTCGGTGCGTTGTATGCAGGCGCGGTGCCTGTTCCGCTTTATCCGCCGGCACGGCCGACCCAGATAGAGGAGCATGTGCGGCGACACAGGAAAATCCTCTCAAATGCCGGAGCGAAAATTCTCATCACAATTGCCGAAGTAAAAGCGATGGCACGGTTGTTGATGAGTCAGGTGCCTGAATTGCAAACCATCCTTACCCTGGATGAGTTGTATGCAGAGCGGCCCGATCAGGTGCCGCTTGCCCATAAGGCGGAGGATATCGCTTTTTTGCAATACACCTCCGGCAGCACTGGTGATCCGAAGGGTGTTATCCTCACTCACGCCAATCTGTTGGCAAATATCCGGGCCATGGGCCGGGTATGTGAGATAACGGCGCAGGATGTTTTTGTCAGTTGGCTGCCTCTCTATCATGATATGGGGCTGATCGGTGCCTGGTTCGGAAGTCTCTGCCACGGCTGCCGTCTTGTGGTGATGTCGCCGCTCAGTTTTCTGGCGCGCCCTGAGAGGTGGCTGCAGGCCATTGACAGGTTTGGCGGAACCATCTCAGCCTCCCCCAATTTTGGCTATGAGATCTGTGCGACACGTCTGGATGATGACGTACTTGACGGGTTGGATTTGAGTTCATGGCGGCTTGCCGCTAATGGCGCGGAACCTGTTATTGCCGGGACGTTGCAACGGTTTGGCAATCGTTTTCAAAAGTATGGCTTCACCCCGGACGCTTTGACGCCGGTATATGGTCTTGCCGAGTCTTCTGTCGGTCTTGCGTTTCCGGCTCCCGGGAATGGTCCGAAGATTGATCGTGTTCAGCGTGACGCATTTTCCGGATCGGGGGTTGCCGTTGCAGCGTCCGCCAATGAGTCGGGATCTCTCGAGTTTATCTCCTGCGGCCGACCATTGCCGGGACACCAGGTACGAATTGTTGATGAGAGCAACCGTGAAATGCCGGACAGAAAGGAAGGCCGGCTACAGTTCAAAGGGCCTTCCGCCACCAGCGGCTATTTCAGAAATAAAGAGCAGACCAGCCGTCTGTTTTGTGGCGAATGGCTGGAGACCGGAGACCTTGGATATATTGCCGCAGGAGAGATTTATCTCACCGGGCGGAAAAAGGATGTCATTATTCGTGGCGGCAGAAACGTCTACCCCCATGAACTGGAAGATATTGTCGGGGAAATAGATGGTATTCGAAAAGGATGTACAGCGGTATTTGCCGGCGGACAAAACGATTCCACCGGTGAAAGCCTGGTTATCCTGACCGAATCCCGGATCAGGGATGATAAAAAACTCAATAGCTTGAAAAAAGAGGTCAACAGGGCGACAATCGAGCTTTTGGGTATGGGTGCCGACGAGATTATTATCAGCCCGCCGGGAACGGTATTGAAGACATCCAGCGGCAAGATTCGCCGCTCCGCCTGTAAACAGCTTTACGAGAGCGGCAACATCGGACGTAAAAAGGCGACCGTGCAGTTGCAGCTGTTGCGAATGGGGTTGGCATCAATTGGTCCGATGATCAAGAGGATCGCAAACCGTGCTTTGGCATTCCTCTATGCCGCCTATTGTTGGTTGATGGTTGGCATAACAGGTGGCGTTGTCTGGTTATTGATGATGATTTTACCTGCTGGGAAGTGGTGCTGGACACTCTGCCGCATGGCTGTGAAGATGCTCTTGTGCTTAACAAGGATACAGGTCTCAGTAGAGGGGATGGAAAATTATCCCTTTGGAACCCGGTATATTTTGGTCAGTAACCATATGAGTTATATGGATGCGATTATACTGATCGGGGTGTTGCCCGAATACTGCAATTTTGTTGCTAAAAAGGAGCTGGCGAATAATCTGTTTCTGCGGCCGGCCTTGAAAAAATTTGATGTTTTTCTGGTTGACAGATTTGACACAAAGAAGGTCACCGAGGATACCCGCTCAATCTACAGGGGAGTTCGCAGGGGCAGGCGTCCTGTTTTTTTTGCCGAAGGAACACTGCAGCGCATGCCGGGATTGCTGCCCTTTCAGATGGGTGCTTTTATTCTTGCCGGCGAGGAAATGTTACCCATTGTGCCGCTGGTCATCCGGGGAACCCGCAACATACTGCGAGAAGGCTCCTGGTTTCCGCGACGCGGCAGGGTTCAGATTGATATCGGGCCGCTTTGTTATCCGGAGAGCAGTGACTGGAGTGGGGCGATTGAACTGCGTGACAGCGTAAGGAGGTCCATGCTGAGCAGATTGGGTGAACCGGATCTGGCCGGTGAGTATACCTCGCTGCTGCAACTGGGGTTCAAACGATCTGAAAAAGATGAAGACCCTGAAACGCAACATTAA
- a CDS encoding DEAD/DEAH box helicase: protein MKFDTYAINSTLKKNLKAQGFIRPTDIQYKAIPSILKGEDVLAIAQTGTGKTVAFAVPVIDTVLNLKKTKKNQGIQSIIMVPTRELAVQIQEVFMVLCRKTKVKPFAVFGGVEQDKQIQTLVKGVDILIATPGRMFDLISQKAIDIRQVKILILDEADQMLAKGFFEDIQCIKRLLKQRHQTLFFSATINKNIKKLAYSQVKSSAVRIQISPDDPVSKNVSHYVIFVEMDDKRFFLRKFIRDNPESKILVFVRTTVRAERVAKALERANINALTIYGQKDQDQRLAVLNRFKQDADKILIATDVSARGIDIPNVDYVINYDLPEQREVYVHRVGRTGRGRSKGKAISFCSSQEKNLLTEIQDFLGKQIETIAVSKDEYAFTVEVTETSKDIREMILANEAWEKKKGRRKKR from the coding sequence ATGAAATTTGACACATATGCAATAAACAGCACCCTGAAAAAAAACCTGAAAGCACAGGGGTTTATCAGGCCCACAGATATTCAGTACAAAGCGATTCCCTCTATATTAAAAGGGGAAGACGTCCTGGCCATTGCACAGACCGGAACCGGAAAAACCGTCGCATTTGCGGTACCTGTTATAGATACCGTCCTGAACCTGAAAAAAACGAAAAAAAACCAGGGCATCCAGAGTATTATCATGGTTCCTACCAGGGAGTTGGCTGTTCAGATACAGGAAGTCTTCATGGTATTGTGCCGCAAAACAAAAGTTAAACCCTTTGCCGTTTTCGGCGGGGTGGAACAGGATAAACAGATCCAGACACTGGTAAAAGGGGTTGATATCCTGATTGCCACGCCGGGTCGCATGTTTGACCTGATCAGCCAAAAAGCCATTGATATCCGACAGGTTAAAATTTTAATCCTTGATGAAGCCGATCAAATGCTGGCCAAAGGATTTTTTGAAGATATCCAGTGCATCAAACGACTTTTGAAACAACGACACCAGACGCTGTTTTTTTCGGCAACAATAAACAAAAACATTAAGAAGCTGGCCTATTCCCAGGTTAAGTCCTCTGCCGTGCGCATTCAGATATCGCCTGATGATCCGGTATCAAAAAATGTATCCCACTATGTAATTTTTGTGGAAATGGACGATAAACGCTTCTTTTTACGCAAATTCATCCGGGACAATCCGGAAAGTAAAATCCTGGTTTTTGTCAGGACCACGGTAAGGGCCGAACGGGTGGCAAAGGCCCTGGAAAGAGCAAACATAAACGCATTGACCATTTACGGTCAAAAAGATCAGGACCAGCGACTGGCGGTGTTGAACCGTTTTAAACAGGATGCAGACAAAATACTTATTGCCACGGACGTATCAGCCCGGGGAATTGATATCCCCAATGTCGACTATGTGATCAATTATGATCTTCCCGAACAACGAGAAGTTTATGTCCACCGGGTGGGCAGAACCGGGCGTGGTCGATCCAAGGGGAAAGCCATATCATTTTGCAGCAGCCAGGAAAAGAACCTGTTAACGGAAATCCAGGATTTTTTAGGCAAACAAATAGAAACAATAGCGGTTTCCAAGGACGAATATGCCTTTACTGTTGAAGTAACAGAGACATCAAAAGATATCAGAGAAATGATCCTGGCAAATGAAGCGTGGGAAAAAAAGAAAGGCCGCCGAAAAAAACGGTAA
- a CDS encoding zinc dependent phospholipase C family protein — protein MPKEITHVTLAEQVRRVLPETSKFFQPVQTLPFVFLIGAVCPDSPFYYLAGPQKKLVQALANPFHRPNKEALLPVLKFLNHHRTPWALALAAGTVSHIMSDTIFHPLVYYYAGMNGIHSGATARHRYFETAMDVHFQYLFREKTRLHKIIRQAKMSKQKLYQLMAGPFLPQHPKTSFVKHALQWHSTVHALFCASLIRKGTIKMAGTSHPLPDSSAGLIYPFSKPCFLPFFSDRLEYRHPCSGSFYATDLLTLIRESVNATLAVLDTIDQAMEISKNNEKTEPLESLVLADTDLPNISPDLPANTFDTWHGQQDIKPLLYQGVTIQF, from the coding sequence ATGCCAAAAGAAATTACACACGTTACTCTGGCCGAACAGGTAAGACGTGTTCTGCCCGAAACGTCAAAATTTTTCCAACCGGTTCAAACACTCCCCTTCGTATTTCTCATTGGAGCGGTGTGTCCGGATTCGCCATTCTATTATCTGGCAGGACCGCAAAAAAAACTGGTTCAGGCCCTGGCCAACCCGTTTCATCGGCCAAACAAAGAAGCCCTTTTACCGGTACTCAAATTTTTGAACCATCACCGAACCCCATGGGCACTGGCACTTGCCGCCGGCACCGTGTCCCACATCATGTCCGACACAATCTTTCATCCATTGGTTTACTATTATGCCGGTATGAACGGGATTCACAGCGGCGCCACAGCCAGGCACAGGTATTTTGAAACCGCCATGGATGTTCATTTTCAATATCTGTTCCGCGAAAAAACCCGGTTGCATAAAATTATCAGGCAGGCAAAAATGTCTAAACAGAAGCTTTATCAGCTTATGGCCGGCCCGTTTTTGCCCCAACACCCCAAAACCTCTTTTGTAAAACACGCCCTGCAATGGCACTCGACGGTTCATGCACTGTTTTGTGCTTCTTTAATACGCAAGGGGACAATAAAGATGGCCGGCACCTCACATCCCCTACCTGATTCTTCCGCCGGATTGATTTATCCTTTTAGCAAACCCTGTTTTTTGCCGTTTTTTTCAGACCGGCTTGAATACCGGCATCCCTGCTCCGGGTCTTTCTACGCTACCGATCTTTTAACCTTGATTCGAGAGTCGGTAAATGCCACCCTTGCGGTTCTTGATACCATTGACCAGGCAATGGAGATATCCAAAAATAACGAAAAAACAGAACCGCTTGAATCTCTGGTTTTAGCGGATACGGACCTGCCGAACATCAGCCCGGACCTGCCGGCAAATACATTTGACACATGGCATGGGCAGCAGGATATCAAACCGCTGCTATACCAAGGCGTTACAATACAATTTTAA
- the floA gene encoding flotillin-like protein FloA (flotillin-like protein involved in membrane lipid rafts) → MQIMSILLIIAGILGLVLVYFAFSYIGLWVQALVSGARVGLFNIIFMRFRKVPPKLIVESKIMAVKAGIDIATDSLESHFLAGGNVSRVIQALIAADKANIDLPFNRAAAIDLAGRDVLEAVQMSVNPKVIETPIVAAMAKDGIQLKAISRVTVRANIDRLVGGAGEETILARVGEGIVTTIGSAVTHKQVLENPDTISKTVLSKGLDAGTAYEILSIDIADVDVGKNIGAELETDRAEADKKIAQAKAEEKRAMAYAQEQEMKARVQEMRAKVVEAEAQVPLAMAEAFRSGNLGVMDYYKMQNISADTRMRDTIATPDQSDQPDESLK, encoded by the coding sequence ATGCAGATTATGTCCATTCTTCTCATCATTGCAGGCATCCTCGGTCTGGTGCTTGTTTATTTTGCGTTTTCTTACATTGGGCTGTGGGTCCAGGCCCTGGTGTCCGGTGCCCGGGTAGGGCTGTTCAACATTATTTTCATGCGATTTAGAAAGGTGCCGCCCAAACTGATCGTGGAATCCAAGATTATGGCTGTGAAGGCCGGGATTGATATTGCTACGGACAGTCTTGAGTCCCATTTCCTTGCCGGTGGCAACGTGTCCCGGGTGATCCAGGCGCTTATTGCCGCGGACAAGGCCAATATTGATCTTCCCTTTAACCGGGCCGCAGCCATTGACCTTGCCGGCCGGGATGTGCTGGAAGCCGTACAGATGTCGGTTAACCCTAAAGTTATTGAAACGCCCATTGTGGCGGCCATGGCCAAGGACGGTATCCAGCTTAAGGCCATTTCCAGGGTCACGGTGCGGGCCAATATTGACCGCTTGGTGGGCGGGGCCGGCGAAGAGACCATTCTGGCCCGTGTGGGCGAGGGCATTGTTACCACTATTGGTTCGGCCGTCACCCATAAACAGGTGCTGGAAAATCCGGACACCATTTCCAAAACCGTTTTAAGCAAGGGTCTGGATGCAGGCACAGCCTACGAGATTCTTTCCATTGATATCGCGGACGTGGATGTGGGCAAAAACATCGGTGCTGAGCTGGAAACCGACCGGGCCGAGGCAGATAAAAAAATTGCCCAGGCCAAGGCTGAGGAAAAACGGGCCATGGCCTATGCCCAGGAACAGGAGATGAAGGCCCGGGTCCAGGAAATGCGGGCCAAGGTGGTGGAGGCCGAAGCCCAGGTGCCCCTGGCCATGGCCGAGGCGTTCAGAAGCGGCAATCTTGGAGTCATGGACTATTATAAAATGCAGAATATCAGCGCCGATACCCGGATGAGGGACACCATTGCGACCCCTGATCAGTCTGATCAGCCAGATGAATCTCTGAAATAA
- the cobT gene encoding nicotinate-nucleotide--dimethylbenzimidazole phosphoribosyltransferase, producing MSLLEQTISTIKSELNHDVLAKAKQRLLDQAKPPGSLGVMEEVGARLAAIKGTIDVHLTNKYIITCAGDHGVAEEGVSAFPAEVTPQMVFNFVGGGASVNIIGKHAGARVKAADIGVNYDFDPGLPIFHKKVKYGTDNFTKGPAMTRAEAIKSIEAGIEIVNELHAQSPVDLLGTGDMGIGNTTPSTAIIAAFSGLPVERLTGRGSGVDDKGLANKVAVIQKGLDINKPDPKDPLDVLAKVGGLEIGGLAGLVIGAAAKGIPVVCDGLISTAGALIACELAPAAKNYLFASHKSVEIGQKYMHDRLGLEPLIDLKFRLGEGTGAAVCMELLDLATRILADIKTFDEVGISNEI from the coding sequence ATGTCCCTGCTTGAACAAACCATTTCGACCATCAAATCCGAACTTAATCACGACGTGCTTGCAAAGGCCAAACAGCGTCTTCTGGACCAGGCAAAACCCCCCGGCAGTTTGGGGGTTATGGAAGAGGTCGGGGCCCGTCTGGCCGCCATTAAAGGAACCATTGACGTCCATTTAACCAACAAATACATCATCACCTGCGCCGGTGACCACGGTGTGGCCGAGGAAGGGGTCAGCGCCTTCCCCGCAGAAGTAACGCCCCAGATGGTCTTTAATTTCGTTGGGGGCGGAGCATCCGTCAACATTATCGGGAAACATGCCGGGGCCCGGGTGAAAGCTGCAGATATCGGGGTAAATTACGATTTTGATCCCGGGCTTCCCATTTTTCATAAAAAAGTAAAGTACGGCACCGACAATTTTACAAAGGGGCCGGCCATGACCCGGGCAGAGGCGATTAAATCCATTGAAGCGGGCATTGAGATTGTCAATGAACTGCACGCCCAAAGCCCTGTGGATCTTCTGGGCACAGGAGATATGGGCATTGGAAATACCACGCCCTCCACTGCCATTATTGCGGCATTTTCAGGTTTGCCTGTGGAGCGTCTGACCGGCCGGGGCTCAGGCGTTGATGATAAAGGCCTTGCCAATAAAGTTGCTGTTATACAAAAAGGACTGGACATCAACAAACCAGACCCTAAGGATCCCCTTGATGTGCTGGCCAAGGTCGGCGGGCTTGAAATCGGCGGGTTGGCAGGTCTGGTGATCGGTGCTGCCGCTAAAGGCATTCCGGTGGTCTGCGACGGCCTGATCTCCACGGCAGGCGCCCTGATAGCCTGTGAACTGGCACCGGCAGCAAAAAACTACCTGTTTGCCTCCCACAAATCTGTGGAGATCGGCCAGAAATACATGCATGACCGCCTGGGTCTGGAGCCTTTAATCGACTTAAAATTCCGTCTTGGGGAAGGTACCGGTGCTGCTGTGTGCATGGAACTTCTGGACCTTGCCACACGCATTCTTGCTGACATAAAAACATTTGATGAAGTAGGTATTTCCAATGAAATTTGA
- a CDS encoding response regulator transcription factor, producing the protein MSKKKILLVEDHPIFRLGLAELINQERDLAAYGSARDVEQAIDEINHIKPDLIIADLSLKQSDGLDLVKYVKQHHNNIPVLVLSMHDEYLYAPRALSAGAHGYIMKQEAVESVVKAIHLLLAGKIYLNEKVKEHILLSMANPPEAQEKSPFDRLTDRELQVFKLIGRGFSSREIAERLFLSIKTIGTYRERIKKKLNIKHASELVRCAVHFEKTGHIGIVE; encoded by the coding sequence ATGTCCAAAAAGAAAATTTTGCTGGTGGAAGATCACCCCATTTTCAGGCTGGGTTTGGCGGAATTGATCAATCAGGAACGCGACTTAGCCGCATATGGCAGTGCCAGAGATGTTGAACAAGCCATTGATGAAATAAATCATATAAAGCCGGACCTGATCATTGCGGATCTTTCCTTGAAACAGTCTGACGGCCTTGATCTGGTCAAATACGTGAAACAGCATCACAACAATATCCCAGTGCTGGTGTTGTCCATGCATGATGAATACCTTTATGCGCCCAGGGCCTTGTCTGCCGGTGCCCATGGCTACATTATGAAACAAGAGGCCGTGGAGTCCGTTGTCAAGGCCATCCATCTCCTGCTTGCCGGAAAAATTTATCTCAATGAAAAAGTCAAAGAACATATTCTTTTGTCCATGGCTAATCCACCCGAGGCACAAGAAAAAAGTCCATTCGACCGTTTAACCGACCGGGAGCTTCAGGTTTTCAAGCTTATCGGCAGGGGCTTTTCAAGCAGGGAAATTGCCGAACGCCTGTTTTTAAGTATCAAAACCATTGGTACCTACAGGGAGCGTATTAAAAAAAAGCTTAATATTAAACATGCAAGCGAACTGGTCCGCTGTGCCGTGCATTTTGAAAAAACAGGCCATATTGGTATTGTGGAGTAG
- a CDS encoding NfeD family protein, producing MSTWLLPLVLQIMAIFTVIAEIFLPSMGLLSITALGFLGYSLFLVFSNFPISVFYAVLGVDLILVPVVIILGFKMLAVSPLSLKKELSASQGVVSQSPDLENYLDCTGKSLTTLRPSGTALIDGVRLDVVTDGEFIEAEAPLRVCKVTGNQVIVCRGENM from the coding sequence ATGAGTACCTGGCTCCTGCCTTTGGTTCTTCAGATTATGGCAATATTTACTGTTATTGCCGAGATATTTCTGCCGTCAATGGGACTTTTATCCATCACTGCGCTGGGGTTTCTCGGATACTCCCTTTTCCTTGTATTCAGTAATTTTCCCATTTCAGTGTTTTATGCGGTCTTGGGGGTGGATTTGATCCTTGTTCCCGTGGTGATTATTCTGGGATTTAAAATGCTGGCGGTTTCGCCTTTGTCCCTTAAAAAGGAATTATCCGCATCCCAGGGTGTGGTTTCCCAGTCCCCGGATCTTGAAAATTACCTGGACTGCACCGGGAAAAGCCTCACAACCCTTCGTCCGTCCGGAACAGCTTTGATTGACGGTGTCCGCCTGGATGTGGTCACGGACGGAGAATTTATCGAGGCCGAAGCGCCCTTAAGAGTCTGTAAGGTTACGGGTAATCAGGTGATCGTCTGCCGTGGGGAAAATATGTAA
- a CDS encoding MFS transporter has product MAWAAGYQTAAIPRRYNTILTTGKHMGTTRTDKKQIVGWVMYDFANSAYTTLIVTFIYATYFVSAIAPDKIHGTALWSRGVTLTALSAAFLSPVLGALADHGNARKTFLFISTVIGAAGSAMLWFVKPGQVYQALIWFILSNLAFEIGMVFYNAFLPDISNEKTIGRISGIGWGVGYLGGLLAMFVAMAGFINPEIPWFGLSRESGANIRATCILVALWYGLFSIPLFVFVKSNPGNPKKNSGKAAIVRAAFADLKDTFQDIRSYREIVKLLIARMIYNDGLVTIFAFGGIYAAGTFGFSFKEIMIFGIVLNVAAGTGAFIMGIFDDKLGGKTTIQISNIILTLAVVLAVCAPGKELFWAAGVLVGFFAGPNQSASRSLLGRFVPREKENQFFGFFAFSGKLTAFFGPLFLGILTQMFNSQRVGVSVVAVFFVIGFFILSTVDEQAGKTAAGK; this is encoded by the coding sequence ATGGCATGGGCAGCAGGATATCAAACCGCTGCTATACCAAGGCGTTACAATACAATTTTAACCACGGGAAAACATATGGGCACCACCCGGACAGACAAAAAACAAATAGTTGGTTGGGTGATGTACGATTTTGCCAACTCAGCCTATACCACATTGATTGTCACATTTATTTATGCCACCTATTTTGTTTCAGCCATTGCGCCGGATAAAATCCACGGTACAGCGCTGTGGTCCAGGGGCGTCACACTGACAGCACTCTCGGCAGCTTTTTTATCTCCTGTGCTTGGGGCCCTGGCCGACCATGGAAATGCACGAAAAACGTTTTTGTTTATTTCCACAGTGATTGGTGCGGCAGGCTCAGCCATGCTTTGGTTTGTCAAGCCGGGGCAGGTTTATCAGGCGTTAATCTGGTTTATCCTGTCCAACCTGGCCTTTGAAATCGGTATGGTATTTTACAACGCATTCCTGCCGGATATTTCCAATGAAAAAACCATTGGACGGATTTCCGGCATCGGCTGGGGTGTGGGGTACCTTGGCGGACTTTTGGCCATGTTCGTTGCCATGGCCGGTTTTATCAATCCGGAGATTCCCTGGTTTGGCCTGTCCCGTGAATCCGGGGCCAACATCCGGGCCACCTGCATCCTGGTGGCTCTGTGGTACGGACTTTTTTCCATCCCCTTATTCGTTTTTGTGAAATCCAACCCTGGAAACCCGAAAAAAAACAGCGGCAAAGCCGCCATTGTCCGGGCGGCCTTTGCTGATCTTAAAGACACGTTTCAAGATATCCGTTCCTACCGGGAAATCGTCAAACTGCTGATTGCAAGAATGATATACAACGATGGTCTTGTCACTATTTTTGCTTTTGGGGGGATTTATGCCGCCGGCACCTTTGGTTTCTCCTTTAAGGAAATCATGATCTTCGGCATCGTGCTCAACGTGGCAGCCGGCACAGGTGCTTTTATCATGGGCATATTTGACGACAAACTGGGCGGCAAAACCACCATCCAGATATCCAATATCATTTTAACCCTGGCCGTGGTCCTGGCGGTTTGTGCGCCCGGCAAGGAATTGTTCTGGGCCGCAGGCGTACTTGTTGGATTTTTTGCAGGCCCCAACCAGAGCGCCAGCCGCTCCCTGCTCGGCCGCTTCGTTCCCCGGGAAAAAGAAAATCAGTTCTTTGGTTTTTTCGCCTTTTCAGGCAAATTAACAGCGTTTTTCGGGCCGTTGTTCCTGGGAATTTTAACCCAGATGTTCAATTCCCAACGTGTCGGGGTTTCTGTTGTGGCCGTATTCTTCGTTATTGGATTTTTTATTTTATCCACGGTGGACGAACAGGCAGGCAAAACGGCTGCAGGGAAATAA
- a CDS encoding iron-containing alcohol dehydrogenase: MEIFKHLTNPVLYFGPKEINRLAGLLDPSIPVFFITGVHFVNTNTWQTLESQLRLAGCKFQRQTVHGEPGPDTVDDLTEQAHRIKAGCVVGIGGGSVLDAGKAVAAMLCQEGSVQDYLEGVGTKAPEGKTMPFIALPTTAGTGSEATKNAVLSRTGPDGFKKSFRHDAFIPSTAIIDPELALGCPPETTLACALDAFSQLLESRVSTAATPLTQALSRQGLRLFARGSLLFSDNLYQSRVELSLRSDLAMAAYLSGVTLANAGLGTVHGIAGPLGAFTRVPHGVACGRLLPPIFTLLTKERRVEALDEMGAWLSRGIDAIPRPDDFKVALDYMNSWVEQLPELREYGLTEQHIDTVVNASDNKNFPIQLSAQQMRDILSGI, translated from the coding sequence ATGGAAATATTTAAGCATCTCACCAACCCTGTTCTTTATTTCGGTCCCAAAGAGATCAACAGGCTTGCCGGACTACTTGATCCGTCCATCCCGGTTTTTTTTATTACCGGTGTCCATTTTGTAAATACCAATACCTGGCAAACGCTTGAATCCCAATTGCGCCTGGCAGGATGCAAATTCCAAAGACAGACCGTCCATGGAGAGCCCGGCCCGGATACGGTTGATGACCTGACGGAACAGGCACACAGGATTAAGGCCGGTTGCGTGGTGGGTATTGGCGGAGGATCGGTTCTGGATGCAGGCAAAGCGGTTGCGGCCATGCTTTGCCAGGAAGGCTCAGTCCAGGATTATCTGGAGGGTGTGGGTACAAAAGCGCCCGAAGGAAAAACCATGCCGTTCATTGCGTTGCCCACAACCGCCGGCACCGGCAGTGAAGCCACCAAAAATGCCGTGCTCAGCCGTACAGGACCGGATGGATTTAAAAAATCCTTCCGCCACGATGCTTTTATTCCCTCAACGGCCATCATTGACCCGGAACTGGCACTGGGATGCCCGCCTGAAACGACCCTTGCCTGTGCTTTGGATGCGTTCAGCCAGCTTTTGGAATCCCGTGTCTCCACAGCAGCCACACCGCTCACCCAAGCGTTGAGCAGACAGGGGCTTCGCCTGTTTGCCCGGGGATCGCTGCTATTTTCGGACAACCTTTACCAAAGCCGGGTGGAATTGTCTTTGCGATCGGATCTGGCCATGGCAGCATACCTGTCCGGGGTTACCCTTGCCAATGCCGGTCTTGGCACAGTACACGGCATTGCAGGCCCCCTTGGCGCATTTACCCGTGTACCCCACGGGGTGGCATGCGGCCGTCTTCTCCCCCCGATCTTCACTCTACTGACCAAAGAGAGGCGGGTGGAGGCCCTGGATGAAATGGGCGCCTGGCTTTCCAGGGGGATTGACGCAATTCCCCGGCCCGATGATTTTAAGGTTGCCCTGGACTATATGAATTCCTGGGTTGAACAATTGCCTGAACTGCGTGAATACGGGTTGACGGAACAGCATATTGATACCGTGGTCAACGCATCGGACAATAAAAATTTTCCCATTCAATTATCAGCACAACAGATGCGGGATATTCTATCAGGCATTTAA